The genomic interval CTTTTAACTTCTGCGGATTTTTAGATGCTAAATCGTAATACTGTGTATAATCTTCTTTTATGTTGTACAATTCCCAAACATCTTTTGTAGAATCCCATTCGGCTAAACCTTTTTGAGCGGGAATCCAAGGATATAAAGGTCCAAAAGTACAGGCATACCATCCGTCTTTGTAAACTCCACGACTTCCGTTATTATCAAAAAACTGAACTTTGGATACTTCTTTTGCTTTGGCATCATTAAAAGTATATTTAAAACTTACTCCATCCAGAGGCATTTGCTCAAAACCATTGACCACTTTTGGTGCTTTAATATTCAAAATATCATAAATAGTCGGCACAACATCGTTTATATGATGAAACTGGCTTCTAGGCGTACTGTCCGGTTTTATCATTTTCGGCCAGCGCACAACCATTGCGTTTTGTGTTCCTCCAAAATGAGAAGCTACTAATTTGGTATGTTTAAAAGGCGTATTTCCCGCCCAAGCCCAAGCTGCATGATAATTATTCTCTAAAAGAAGTCCACCAATCGCGTCAAGTCCGCCAAGTTTATCTAAAGCTTCTAATTGCTGTTGAATGGTATTCGAAACACCATTTTGAGCCAATAATTCGCTTATTGAACCATTTTGTCCTTCGGCACTAGAACCATTATCTCCCCAAATAAAAAATACGATTGTATTGTCTTTTTGTCCATTCGCTTCAAGCGCATCCAAAACGCGTCCAACTTCATGATCGGCATGTTCTACATATCCTGCAAATACTTCCATCATACGAATTTGAAACGCTCTTTCAGATTTTGGAATACTTTCCCAAGAAGCCATTGTTTTATCTCTCGCCGTCAGCATGGCACTTTTAGGAATCCAGCCTAATTCTTTCTGGCGTTTAAATACTTTTTCGCGATAAGCATCCCAGCCATCATCAAACTTTCCTTTGTATTTATCTGCCCATCCTTTAAAAATATGGTGTGGTGCGTGCCCAGCTCCTGGAGCAAAATACAACAGAAATGGCTTGTCTGCCGCATACGATTTGTGCTGATTCATCCATTCAATAGCGTGATCTGCCAAATCAGTTGTAAGATGGTATTTTTCGTCTTTTGGAGGTTCAACTGGAGTGAAATCATTTATTAATCTTGGTTCATATTGCGAAGTTTCTCTAGCGAGAAATCCGTAAAAATGCTGAAATCCGTAATTGACGGGCCAATAATCAAAAGGTCCGGCAACCGTCGTCTGGTTCGCTGGCGTATTGTGCCATTTTCCAAAAGCAGAAGTGCTGTAGCCATAATTCTTTAAAACCTCAGCAACCGTAGCAGCTTCTTTCGGAATAATTCCGGTATAACCGTCCCAATCTACAGCTCGTTCTGCAATAGTTCCGTTACCAACATGCGTATGGTTTCTGCCTGTTAATAAAGCGGCACGGCTTGGAGAACAAATTGAAGTGGTATGAAATTCATTATAAGCAATTCCTTCTTTAAAAACTTTGGTTAAAGTCGGCGTATTGACTCCGCCTCCAAAAGTTGATGGCGTTCCAAAACCTAAATCATCCATTAAAATAATAATGATATTTGGTGCGTCTTTTGGTAAATGATCTGGCTGTACTCTTCTTTTGTGTGTACTTTCGGCTAGTGTTTCGTTGGCAACACTGGCACTCGGAACAGGCGCAAAAGGCAAAACATCTTGTGCATGAATTTTAATGTTATTACCTAAAATCAAAACAAACATTAAAAATATAATGAAGCTATTTTTTTTGAAAGAACAGTTAAATATTAAATTAATGCTTTGCTGTAAATTATAATATTCTTTCATGATTTTGGGATCTTAAGGGTTTTGATACAATTTTCTAAACTCAGTCTTTATCAACTTTTCTTGGTATAGACAATTTTTGTCTTTCCTATTTTTCCATTGAATGAAAACGGAGCCTGATCGAAATAGTCTAAAGAAACGGGAGAATCTAAATCGGTTCCAATATCAAAAGTGGCATTTGACGTAAAATGAAGAGACATTGCTGTTGGAACCGTTCCCTGGTCAACTACTGCGCCATTTACTTTTAGTGTTACATTCATCGAACCGCCAATTTTATCAACGAGCTTCGATTCGACTTCGATTTTTACTTTACCTTTTGGTAATTTATCTTTTGATTTAACTTTAGTTCGCTGGACTTCAAACAAATTAAACTCGTAGTTTAAATAGCCATCTTTTACATAACAGGTAACACCACCCGAGAATCCTGCGAGTGCATACAAAACTCCGTTTGCATTTTCAGGAACTTCTACATCCATTGTTACGATACTGCTTACTTTTCCTAATTTTGGAGCCGCTGATTCTGGCATTCCTTTTATTGGCGTATCAAAAGTCCATTGTGTTAAAGGAGAAGAAGGCGCATCTTCTGGGTGATAAAGTGCGGTTGACCATAATCCGCCACCAATTGGAAGGTTTTTATTTTTGGCTGATTCTGTTAAAAATAAAGCTTTCATTTCTTCCAGCTTTTTAGGTTCTTTTGCAGCTAAATCAACTGCCTGCGACCAATCCTGATCCAAATTATATAACTGCCAAGTATCTGTTAATGGTGACCATTGTTTAATGCCTTTCGGGATTCCTCCTACCCAAGGTTCTCTTGGTCCTCTTGCACTTGCAAACCATCCGTCTTGATAGATACCACGACTTGCCATAATATCAAAAAACTGTGTATGACGTGTTCCTTTCGCTTTTGGATCAGTAAAAGTATAAACCATACTAACGCCGTCTAATTCGTCTTGTGGAAAACCATTTACTACTTTTGGAACAGGAATTTTGTCGATTTCAAATATAGTCGGCGCAATATCAATTACATGATGAAACTGTGGTCTTGGCGTTTTATCGTGTTTAATTCCTTTTTTCCATGAAATTGCCATTGGTTGGCGTGTTCCTCCAAAATAAGCGCCCTGCAATTTTGTTCCCTGATACGGCGTACTTGTTGCCCAAGCCCATCCGGCATTGAACATATTATCTGTTTTTGGTCCACCTAGGACATCTAAACCTCCTAATTCGTTTAAAGCGGCAATATGTTGTTCAATTTTTGTGGGAATTGCATTTTGGGCTAATTGTTCGCTGATTGTTCCATTTAAGCCTTCGGCAGACGAACCATTATCGCCCCAGATATAAATGATAATTGTATTGTCAAGTTCTCCCAGTTTTTCGATTTCGTCAATAACTCTTCCCGCATTAAAATCGGCATGTTCGGCAAAACCCGCCCATATTTCCATAAGACGTCGCTGAAAAGGTTTTTCTGCTTCTGGAATATTTGCCCATGATGTCATCGATTCTGCTCTTGGCGTAAGCAACGTATTCTGTGGAATCCATCCCAATTCTTTTTGACGTTTAAATACTCTTTCGCGGTAAGCGTCCCATCCGTCATTAAATTTGCCTTTGTATTTGTCTGCCCATTCTTTCATTACATGATGTGGGCCGTGAGCTGCTCCAGGTGCCCAATACACGAAAAAAGGCTTTTCTGGTGCGTATGCTTTTTGTTCGTTTAACCAAAGTATTGCATCATCAGCCAAATCTTCTGATAAATGGTAATAATTATGTCCACCAGACGTTTTCGGATGTTCCACATAAGTGGTATTTCGTACCAAAGTAGGTTCATATTGCGAAGCTTCTCCGGCAAGGAAACCATAAAAATATTCGAATCCGTAACCTGTTGGCCAATAATCGAATGGTCCTTTAGATGTAATTTGTTCTTCGGGCGTATTGTGCCATTTTCCAAATGCTGCGGTATTATAACCGTAATCTTTTAATATCTCAGCTATTGTTGCAGAACTCTTTGGAATTGTTCCGCTAAAACCATCAAAATCATTTGCAATAGCAGCAATTTGACCGTTGCCCACACGAGTATGATTACGTCCTGTAAGCAAAGAAGCACGCGTTGGCGAACACATGGCTGTTGAATGAAAACGATTATATGAAATTCCTGTATTGGCGACTTTGGACAATGTTGGCGTATTTATTTCTCCGCCATAGGTCGAAGGTGCACCTGGTCCAGCATCATCCATTAATATAATTAAAATATTAGGTGCGTCTGCCGAGAGATGTTTAGGCTCTGTTCTTTTTTTGTAACTGGATGTTTCAATTGTAACTCCTGCCTGAGATGCAGACGGAGCTGGAGGAAATGGTAAAACATCTTGTGCGTTTACAAAAAATGAGCTTAAAATAGTTATGCTCAAAAAGAAAATTACCTTATTATATTTTGCAGTTTTCATTACAGACAGTTTATTAATTGAGTTTATATTTTTCTTAATAAGCTACAATATGGATGCAAAAAAAAAAATTAAGATTTTAAATTCACAATAACTTTTTCTATACTGCCTTGAAATTTAAACGGAACTTCATAATCTCTTGTTACAGGCGTTCCAAAATCTTCACCAACATCTAAGGTTTCATCTGATGAAAATCTTTTGGGAACAGTTCTAGGAATATCTCCTTTTGCAACTTCCTTGCTATCAACCAATATGGTAACTTTAGCAGCTTTACCTCCGCCTCCGCCTGCATAGTCGAAATTCATTACAATGGTATGTTTACCAGCTGTTAAGGGAGTTGGAGATTGTATTGTCCATTTGTGATTTGGATAATGAGAAAAAGCGTATGAGAAAGTTGGTTTTCCTTTTAAAAGCATTAGTGCTGTTCCTCCAAAATAACCTCCTTGTGTGATTATCATTCCTTCGTCTCCTGATTTCACTTCAATATCTGCTTTTATACTGTAGGATGTATTTTTCATATTTGGAGCCATACCTTCCGTAATACGTGAAGATCCTTGATGATATATAAATTCGTTTCTTCCTTTATTAAAATTAGGTCTGTTTTCTGGATTTAATCTTTCAATATATCTATCATCTAACGGATAAACTTCGTATTTAGATGCTTCTTTATTGAATTCGTCCTGCAACTCTTTTAATTTCTTCGGATTTTTAGCCGCAATATCATTAGTTTGAGAAAAATCGGTATTTAGATCATATAGTTCCCATTTGTAATCATTTACAGGATCTTTTGATGCCGGATGATTTCCTTCCCATGGTAATATTTTGGGTGTAGTACTTGCAATCCAACCATCTTTATAAATAGCTCTGTTTCCTATAATTTCAAAATATTGAGTGGTATGTTTTTCTGGAGCTTTGGCACTATCAAAAGTATATTCAATACTTGTACCTGCCATAGGTTCTTGCACAAAACCGTCAACACTTTTGGGAACTGGAAGCGTAGCTGCTTCTAAAATTGTAGGCACTATATCTGTAATATGGGTAAACTGACTACGAATTTGTCCTGTTTGTTTGATTTTAGCAGGCCAAGAAATGACCATTCCTGTGCGGCTTCCGCCTAAATGCGAAGCAATTTTTTTATCCCATTGATATGGTGTATTCATAGCGTGTGCCCAGCTTTGCGAATAATGTTCTGCCATCCACGGGCCTCCAAAATTATCTATGTTTTTTAACATAAATTCTTCTGTGTCTACCTCTCCGTTTACCATAATTCCGATTTCGCTGGTAAGTCCATGACCAGTTGGATCTTCGGCACTAGCTCCGTTATCACCCATAATGTAAATTATCAAAGTATTATCAAGTTCTCCCATATCTTTTATGGATTGGATCACTCGTCCTATCTGATAGTCACTATAAGCTAATTGAGCTGCATAAACCTCCATTTCTCTTGCTACGATTTTTTTCATATTCGGGCTTAAAGCATCCCATTTTTGATATTCACTTGGCGTTGGTGCCAGTTTTGCATCTTTTGGTATGATTCCCATTGCTTTTTGCTTTTCAAAGGTCATTTGACGCTGTTTTTCAAAACCATAATCAAATTTGCCCTTAAACTTTTCGATCCAATCTTTGGGTGCCTGATGCGGAGCATGAGCAGTTCCAGGAGTGTAATAAACAAAGAAAGGTTTATTTGGCGATACTGATTTTTGAGTCTGAATCCAATTAATTGCCTTGTTGGCTAAATCTTTGTCTAAAATATAGTTTTCATCTACTTTTCCATCGACAATATAAGGATCTACAGGTTTTGTATTCTGCATAAGAGCAGGTCTAAACTGGTGTGCATCTGCTCCTAAAAAACCATAGAAATATTCAAATCCTAAACCCGTAGGCCATAAATTGAAAGGTCCTGCAGGGCTGGTCTGCCAATCTGGAACATTATGATTTTTACCAAACCATGAAGTTCCATAACCATTATCGGTCAGGATTTTTCCAATTGATGCCACACTTCTTGGTACTAAACTGTTATATCCAGGATATGGAGTTGAAAATTCCATAATAATACCTGTTGCTGCCGTATGATGATTTCTTCCAGTAATTAATGCTGCTCTTGAAGAAGAGCAAACTGCTGTAGTATGGAAACGGTTATACGTTAAACCATTTTTAGCTAAATTGTCAAAAACCGGAGTTGGTATTGGTCCTCCAAAAGTAGAAGTTGCACCATATCCAACATCATCAATCATAATTAGTAAAACATTTGGTGCTCCATCGGGAGCACTAATTTCTTTGGGCCATTCGATTGGATCAGAATCTTTAATTGTGGGTGCAATTTTTCCTGTTTTCTGGTAAGGTTCAATAGGCAACACTGTTCTGTCAGGCCATGCATTAGACTGTTGTGCATTAACTAAGTTTATTGAAATTAGAAAAACCAGTCTGATAAAGTATTTGCTTAGAGGTTTCATGTTTGTTTTATTTTAGAGAATAAAATTAAGTACGAAAAACGGAACTGAAGAAGATATACGATAGCAAACATGTTGCAAATTATAATTTGCAACATGTTTATGATTTACAGATAATAAATACTATTAAAATATAAAAAGGAAAATCCTTCTTTATCGAAGGGTTTTCCTTTTTTATGAAATCAAGCAATCTTTTAAAAATTACTATTCAGCACCTGGTTTCTTTAAACCGATGTCTTTCATTGGATATTTTTGATAAGTAGATAGGTGTGCTGCTATCAATTGCATAACACCTGGAATTCCCCATTCGAAATAACGGTGTCCCTGACTCAATTGTTCTTTTGGGTCTGCATAAATATTATAAACCCACGGACTCATTCCGATACTTTGAATAGTAGACTGATCTAGATTTCTTCTTGTAGCCGAAGTATTAAAAACATTCATATGTACTTTGTATTCCTGCCAGCGAATAGCCATAAATTTTGTTTCTGAATACATGAAAACCGCATTTCTATTTGATACTCCTTTATCAGACAAAAAAAATGATAATTGGTCTACTCCATCAATATAATTGGACGACGGAATTTTATCTAATACTCCTGCTGCTGAAAGAGACGTATTAAACATATCGCAAATATCAAATAATCCATCGCTTATGCGTCCCGGAGCAATCATGCCTTTCCAGTATGCGATTCCTGGTACTCTTACTCCGCCTTCCCAAGTTGTTCCTTTTCCTCCTCTAAACGGTGTGTAACCGCCATCTGGCCAAACATCTTCGTTAGGACCGTTATCTGAAGTAAGGAATACTAATGTATTTTCATCGATTTTTAAATCCTGTAAAAGTTTCATCAATCTTCCCACAATATCATCAACTTCTACAATGGCATCTTTGTATGGAATTGCAGCTGGACTTTTTCCTTTATAACCTTCAGATACGTAGTTATCGTTATGTACTTTCGAAAAAGAATGAATTAAATAAAATGGTTTATTTTCTTTTACCGAACGTTTGATAAAATCTTCACTGTAATTGGCAAAGACCTGATCTACTTTTGATAATTCCTCAATAGTCGAAATTGGCTGTACAACCTTATTTTCTTCTCCTTTTTTGCCAGTTAGAATATTTTGATTTACCATTTTTTTAACCGCATTTAATCGGTCTGGTTTATTAATTAAATCTGGATAAATCCACTCGTTTACCAACTGCGCATATTCTGACTGAACAGAACCAAATCCAAGCCATTCATCATAACCAACTTCATTAGGAAGACTTCCTTTGCTTTCTCCTAAATGCCATTTTCCAGAAATAGCCGATTTATAACCATTTTGAGAAAGTATTTTTGCCGTTGTATTTTCAGAAGCCCACGGATTTACTTTAGGATTTTCTCCTGTCAAAGTTGGTCTTGTTAAACCTGATCTTGCTGGAATTCTTCCTGTCATAATAGCAGCGCGACTTGGTGTACAAGTTGGCTGTGCATAAGTCGAAGTCAATTGAAGTCCGTCGTGAGCTAATTTATCCATGTTTGGCGTTGGTGCGCCGATTGCTACACCTCCACCATAAACACCAATATCTCCATAACCCATATCATCAATAAGAATTATCAGAATATTAGGTTTCTTTTTCAATTTGCTCATTTTATCCTTCATCTCTTTATCCTGATCTGGATGTGGAATTGCCGGTTCTAGATAATCTTTTACCTTAACGGTTGGGTTAAAATAATTTTGCTGTGCGCTGATTTCAGTAGCAAAAGCTAAAACAATGAATAAAACAATGTAATTTCTCATAATTCTTTATTTATCATAATATTTTTATTTATAATTCCCCATTTACAATTAATAATTATTTCAAGTCAATATTCACTTTATCAATTATTCCCGTAAACTTGAATGGAGGTTTATACGATTTTGCGACAGGAGATCCTGAATCTTCACCAATTCCGAACGTATCAATTCCGAAACGGGCTGCAACTGTTTTATCGATTCGTCCTTCGCCAACTAATTTATCGTTGATATAAAGTTTACCAATTCCTCCTTTTCCTGTTCCTCCGCCATCATAAGTAAAATCAAATCGTACGGTACTTTTTCCAATCGGAAGGGATTCTTTTGAGGTGATTACGTAACGCGCATCATCAAAATAATTATAATGATAAACGAGTTTTCCATTTTGAACATACAAAGCAAATCCCGCCGAACTTCCGCCAGATGCCACAATAATACCGCTGTCTGACTTCGATTTCAGTTCAACTTCAGCTGTAATACTATGTGATTTATTTTTGGTATTTGGTGATGCTGTTTCAGCCAGTCTTGTTGCTCCTGCGTAAAAAGTAAAATGTTTTCGTTTAGGATCTGAAGGCGTAGGTTTTGGCGAAATTAATCTTCCTGTACCTCTATCATCCAAAGGATAAACATTGTATTTTTTCGCTTCTTCATCAAAAATGGCTTTCAATTCTTTTACTTTTTCAGGATATTTTTTAGCCAAATCAACAGATTCACTATAATCTTCGTCAATATTATAAAGTTCCCATTTATCTTTATCCCAATTTCCTGGTGCATAATCCTGTCTCCAAGGGAAAGTATGTTGAGTTGCCGCTACCCAACCATTATCATAAATAGCGCGGTTGCTGAAAACCTCAAAATATTGTCTGGTTCTAACTGGTTTCGCATTTTTATCTGTAAAAGTCGATAAGAAAGAAACCCCGTCCATAGGTTTTTGCTCTACACCGTCAACCGTTTTTGGCGCTGGCAAATGAGAAGCATCAAGAACCGTAGGAAGCACATCTATTAAATGCACAAACTGGCTACGCATTCCGCCTTTGTCTTTTATAACTTTTGGCCAGCTTACAACCATTGGATTTCGGCTTCCGCCAAAGTGAGATGCTACTTGTTTTACCCACTGGAAAGGAGCATTTCCTGCCCAAGCCCAGCCTACAGGATAATGCGGTTCTGTATCTGGATCTCCAATTTGATCAATATGTTTCATGTTATCTGCCAAAGGAGTAGCGATTCCACTTAATGCTTTTACTTCATTAATTGTTCCGTCCATTCCTCCTTCAGAACTTGCACCGTTATCTCCAACAATATAAAATATCAAAGTATTATCCGCATCTGGAAGTTTACTGATTGCCTCTAAAAGTCGTCCCGTTTCATGATCTGCAAACGAAAGATAGCCTGCATAATTTTCCATTAATTTTGCAAAAAGTTTTTTCTGATCTGCCGAAAGCTTATCCCAAGGCGTAACCCAGTCTGGTCTTGGAGTAAGTTTTGTTCCTTTTGGAATAATTCCCATTTTTAACTGACGCTCGTAAGTTTCTTGTCTTACCGCATCCCAGCCTTTATCAAACTGACCTTTAAATTTATCACGCCATTCTTTTGGTGCGTGATGCGGCGCGTGTGCTGCTCCCGGAGCAAAATACATCATAACCGGTTTTTGAGGTGCAACAGATTTACTGTATTCCAGCCAATTGATTGCTCTATCTGTCATATCCGTCATAAAATGATAACCTTGTTCTGGAGATTTATCTGGTTCTACAGCTTTGGTATTTTCAAAAAGAACTGGATAATACTGATGTGTTTCTCCACCAATAAATCCATAGAAATAATCGAAGCCTAAACCTGTCGGCCAACGGTCAAATGGTCCCGTAATACTGCTTTCCCAATCTGGGGTATTATGATTTTTACCAAACCAGCTGGTGCTATATCCATTTCCTTTTAAAATTCTTCCTGAGGTTGCAGTTGTTTTAGGAATCATACAATTGTAACTCGGATATCCTGTCGCCCATTCGGCTAAGAAACCTGAACCCGCATTATGATGATTTCTTCCTGTCAGCAAAGCAGCACGTGAAGGTCCGCAGATTGCAGTTGTGTGAAAGCGGTTGTATTTTAAACCATTTGCGGCAAGCTTATCCAATTCTGGCGTAGGAACAGGGCCTCCAAAAGTGCTTACTTGACCGAAACCAACATCATCTAAAAGAATAATTATGACATTTGGCGCTCCCTGCGGAGGTGTAACCAATTTTGGCCATTCTTCTTTTGAATCTTTATAGGTTTCTCCAATTTTACCGCCAAAAGGAGGTTCAGGTATTGGAAGTGTTGTACGGTCTAATTCTCCGGAATCCGTTTTTTCTGTTACAGAATCTGTTTTCTGAGATTGATTGCAGCTGAAAAGAAATACAGCTAAAATTAAGAGCAGTTTTGGACTAATAAGAGACTTCATATTTCTAAGATTTTGTGATAAGCACTAAATTACAAACATGCGTATTACAAAATCTTTTAATGATGTTGCAGATTATAATTTGAAACAAAGTTTTCTAAAATTTCAAACTCTATTTGGACAGTCAAGCCTTTTTCTTATTACAAAAAAAGCCTTTACAAATTTGTAAAGGCTTTGATTTCATATTGAGGAATCCTAACTAAAATAGTACATCTGAACTATGATGAAAAGTAAAAGAATACTTTAGCATTTGAGTGAACTCGATCGAAAATCTGAAACACTTGAAATAAAATCCAATGGTTCCATATAATTAAGATTTTTTGTAATTTTTCCGTTCTTAATAACGTACGGATGTGTAAGCAAAATATCTCTAAGAGCACTTTGACTAAAACTACTAACATCGTACATACAAATCAGCGAACAAGAATGTTTTGGAGTTAGAAAATTAAGGCTTGCCTCGTATTCAAGAAGTTCATCAGTACCAGGCAGGTTTTTTAGCGCCCATACCATATCTCCGCAAGCTCTAACGCTATCATAACCGCCTCTTTCTGCAGATAATAAAGTCTTTTCGAGCATATTATACATCTTTTCTGCGGCAAACTCACCATCCTTTATATAGGTGTCTTCAGAAGCAAGAACTTCCAATTGACCAGTAGACAGTTTTTCTGCAATGGATATACCATTTTCTGCTAGACAGCGACAATGTTCACCATGACGATTTCCTTCTAGTATATTAATAACTTTATCATTTGCATTTAAACCTTCCAAAATATAAGGAATAATTACCTCATATTGCTGTTCTCTGGAATCAAAAAAACCGCAAATGTGCATTGGAGCCGATAATGATTCTCCACATACTGAAAATGGCTTCTGTTTATTCATACATCAAATATATGCAATTAATTGTCTTTAACACACTTTCTATAAGCTAAAGTTTTATCTCCAGCCTAATTCTGGAGCAACATACTTTAGTATAGCCGACAAAATATGTACATTATAATCGACTCCTAAAGTATTTGGTATTGTAAGCAATAGCGTATCTGCTTCTTGAATTGCTTCGTCCTGCGCTAGTTCAGCTATTAGCTTGTCTGGTTCAGCAGCATAACTTTTTCCAAAAATTGCCCGTTTGTCACTTTCGATATAACCAAAACTATCCGCTCCTTTACCTTGATTTCCAAAATAATATTTGTCTTGATCGTTGACCAAAGCAAAAATAGAACGGCTAACTGAAACTCTTGGTTCACGATCATGTCCCGCTTTTTTCCATGCTTCTTTATATAATCTGATTTGTTCCGCTTGCTGAATATG from Flavobacterium sp. YJ01 carries:
- a CDS encoding MEDS domain-containing protein; translation: MNKQKPFSVCGESLSAPMHICGFFDSREQQYEVIIPYILEGLNANDKVINILEGNRHGEHCRCLAENGISIAEKLSTGQLEVLASEDTYIKDGEFAAEKMYNMLEKTLLSAERGGYDSVRACGDMVWALKNLPGTDELLEYEASLNFLTPKHSCSLICMYDVSSFSQSALRDILLTHPYVIKNGKITKNLNYMEPLDFISSVSDFRSSSLKC